In the Helicobacter cetorum MIT 99-5656 genome, GCTCTCGCATTCTAACTCGTTTAAAGACACATATTGTTGTGCTGTGTTTAAATCTTTAAGCATGAGTGCGAATGGCTTTAAAGGGCGATTTTTTAAAAGGCGTAATCTTTCTATAGTTACTTGATTTCTCGCATCGCATATAAAGGCAAAACCCCCTAAGCCTTTAAAAGCGATAATTTTACCCTTTTGAATATCTTTAGCACATTCTAAAAGGGCATCATAATTTTTTAATTCTTTATAGTTAAGTGTGATACCGCATTTTTGACAGCTTATACCTTGAATATGAAATCGCTTATTCATAGGGTCTTTATAGATAGAAGAACAAAACTCACAGAGTTTGAAAGGTTTTAAGGCGGAGTTCTCTCTGTCATAGGGTAAGGCGTTTAAAAGGCTGTATCTCGCCCCACATTTCGCACAAGAATTGAAAGCGTAATGAAAATACGCCGAATTTTTATCATTAATTTCATTCAAACAATCTCTACATACGCCTAAGTCTTTGGGGATTTGACTAAGCAAATTTAAGGCGTTAGTCTTGCTTTTTAAAATCCTAAAACCATTAAAATTTAGTGCTTTGTTATAGGGGCTAATCTCAATTTTTTCAATCAAAGCTAAGGGGGGTAATTCATTTTTTAGGGCGTTTAAAAATAACTTGGTCTTATTTTTAGGTAAGACAATCTCCAAAGCCACTTGAACATTACGCACAAAGCCTACAAGCTCTAATTTTTGAGCTAGGGCAACTACAAAAGGGCGCATGCCCACACCTTGAACCACGCCAAAAAGCGTGATTTTATTTAATATAGTTGCATCGTTACACAATGCAAGCTTCCATGTTGCTTGATTAGGGTATTACAATTCACGCCTACTACTTCTAGGGGGGTGTGTTGTTTTAAGGTCTCTAAAATGAGCGTATCCTTAGGGTCGTTATAAGTTGGCGCGATTAAGGCGTTATTGCAAAATAAGAAGTTTACATAAGTAGCCGGTAATCGTTCGTTATTCTCATCAAAAATCGCTTTGGGGATTTCTAAAGGGATTAGTTTATAAGGCGTGCCATCAAGTTTTTTAAAGGTTTTTAATTCTTCTTGCATTTTGGCTAATTCTTCATAATGCTCATCATTTTTATCATTGCACGCACTATAAACAATGGTATCTTTATCTAAAAACCGAGCGAGCGTGTCGGTATGACTATCCGTATCATCGCCCCTTAAATAGCCACAAGAATACCATAGCACTTGCTTAGCTCCTAATTCCTTTTTAAGCATGTTTTCTAATGCATCTTTATTCAAATGGGGGTTGCGATTTGGTTCTAATAGACACTGAGTGTTGGTTAAAATCACTCCAGTCCCATCACTTTCTATGCTCCCACCTTCTAAAATATAGGGCATAGTCTTTAAGGGGTGTTTTAAAAACCCTAAATTTTTGAGTTTGAAATTCACTAGATTATCCAAATTTGATGGGTATTTTAACCCCCAGCCATTAAAACCAAAATTCAAGCACTCTAAAACGCCCCTATTTTCAATGCTGATAGCTCCAAAATCTCTCGCCCATGTGTCGTTTGTATCAATTCTTGCAATATCCACATTAGATAAACTTTTTAGCATTTCATAACCGATATTGTCATTAGTATGAACGCACACTAAAACCTTTGTGTAATTTGCTATGGTTTGAATAATGTTTAAAAAGCTTTCTCTAGCTTCTTTGATACAATACGCCCAGTCGCCAAACTTGTGGGGAAATGCCATTAAAATCGCTTGGTTTCTTTCAAATTCCGCCAACATTCTTTTCATTAAAAAATCCTAATAAGGTATAATTTTAAGAAACTATAACACAATCTTTACAAGATAGAGTTTTAAAGACTAGCTCAAGCGCTTTTGTGCGATAGTAAAATATTCTTTTTCTAGTTCTATACCAATAAACTTTCGCCCTAAATTTTTACATGCTAGACCTGTTGTGCCACTTCCCATAAAGGGGTCTAAAACAATATCATTAGGGTTGGTGTGTATAGAAATAATTTTTTCTATTAAAGCTAGGCTTTTTTGTGTAGGGTGTTTAGTTCTTTCAATCCCACTTACTATAGGGCTTTTTAAAATCAAGGAGCGTAAGTATTTTTCATTTTTAGGTTTATTAAAAATCCACTTAGCCCCCTTTCTAACCGCCCATAGGGCAAATTCGCTATCTTGGACATAACGCCGATTGATATTCCTAGGCATAGGATTAGTCTTAACCCATTGGATAAAATCTTTCACCAAAAAGCCATTTTCTTCTAAAAAAGTAGCAATATAGCTTATAAATCTATACGAGCAAAAAATAATCATAGAGCCGTTTTTAGAAACTAGAGGGGCGTAGTGCTTAATCCACTCTAAAAGCTTAAAATTCTTATCCCATTCCCCAAAATCTATGCCTTTTCTTTTAGCGCTTTTTAGGGTAGAAAAATTATTTTTAACCGAAATATTATAAGGAGGGTCAGTGATAATGGCATCCACTTTTAAATGTTGTTTTTGGAAATCTTTGATAATCTCAAAGGCGTTGGCATTATAAATTTGTATCATTTACGCATGCTTTTTAAAATAGCCTTGCCTAAGGCTAGGGCTAAAAGAGGGGGCACAGCGTTACCGATTTGCTTGCAAATACTTGTTTTATTGCCATAAAAAATATAGCTATCACTAAAACTTTGTATCCTAGCAGCCTCTCGTGGTGTGATAGAGCGGTGTAATTCTGGGTGAGAGTTTGTGCCATTGCTTGGGGTGTCAAATCTTGTATCAATCGTGGGGCTTACTTTATTCCAATTTAAACGCCCCCATGTACTTTTAAATTGTTGTTTGCCATGCAAGTTTTTAGGCAAGCATTCTTTGCCTTGTTCTTTATTAATTAGTTTTAATTTTTCTAAAGCGACTTGTGAGTGGTTAGTGGCTTTATGATTATATAATCTAGTGCTATCTTTTCGCATTAAAGCTTGATAATTTGATTGTATAGGGTTTAAATAACTGCTTTCAAACGCACCCTCATTAGAATTAAGATAAGCCAAATCACTAATGGCCTCTTTTACGCTTACGCTCTTTAATGGCTCTAAACAATTAAAATCAAAACTAAAATGCCTAGCCCCTACAATAAAAGCTCTTTCTCTACTTTGAGGCACACCATAATCTTTAGCATTTAGAATCTGATAGCTTAATTGATACCCTAAGGCGTGAAACTTTGCCTTGATTTCTTCTAAAAAATAGCCTTTAGCGCATGAGATTAAGTTTTTTACATT is a window encoding:
- a CDS encoding agmatine deiminase family protein, with amino-acid sequence MKRMLAEFERNQAILMAFPHKFGDWAYCIKEARESFLNIIQTIANYTKVLVCVHTNDNIGYEMLKSLSNVDIARIDTNDTWARDFGAISIENRGVLECLNFGFNGWGLKYPSNLDNLVNFKLKNLGFLKHPLKTMPYILEGGSIESDGTGVILTNTQCLLEPNRNPHLNKDALENMLKKELGAKQVLWYSCGYLRGDDTDSHTDTLARFLDKDTIVYSACNDKNDEHYEELAKMQEELKTFKKLDGTPYKLIPLEIPKAIFDENNERLPATYVNFLFCNNALIAPTYNDPKDTLILETLKQHTPLEVVGVNCNTLIKQHGSLHCVTMQLY
- a CDS encoding DNA-methyltransferase; the protein is MIQIYNANAFEIIKDFQKQHLKVDAIITDPPYNISVKNNFSTLKSAKRKGIDFGEWDKNFKLLEWIKHYAPLVSKNGSMIIFCSYRFISYIATFLEENGFLVKDFIQWVKTNPMPRNINRRYVQDSEFALWAVRKGAKWIFNKPKNEKYLRSLILKSPIVSGIERTKHPTQKSLALIEKIISIHTNPNDIVLDPFMGSGTTGLACKNLGRKFIGIELEKEYFTIAQKRLS
- a CDS encoding DNA cytosine methyltransferase, translated to MNYRILDLFCGAGGFSAGLEHLKDFKTLIGLDFDKQALNTFQNNHKNAVCICGDITEQEIKSQVVQHAKNLKINMIIGGPPCQGFSNKGKNLGLKDPRNFLFLEYIEIVKAIKPEIFIIENVKNLISCAKGYFLEEIKAKFHALGYQLSYQILNAKDYGVPQSRERAFIVGARHFSFDFNCLEPLKSVSVKEAISDLAYLNSNEGAFESSYLNPIQSNYQALMRKDSTRLYNHKATNHSQVALEKLKLINKEQGKECLPKNLHGKQQFKSTWGRLNWNKVSPTIDTRFDTPSNGTNSHPELHRSITPREAARIQSFSDSYIFYGNKTSICKQIGNAVPPLLALALGKAILKSMRK